One window of the Zea mays cultivar B73 chromosome 3, Zm-B73-REFERENCE-NAM-5.0, whole genome shotgun sequence genome contains the following:
- the LOC109945343 gene encoding uncharacterized protein, translating into MLDTTTARGRSRGHGVATTSMERAFSSMNIIKTELQNKTGDEWLNHRMVCYIERDIFTNIEDAKILDYFQGMKTRRVNLPRTSGIARSTDVDVDMIHFEGATS; encoded by the exons ATGTTGGATACAACCACTGCTAGAGGTCGCTCAAGAGGTCATGGAG TGGCAACAACATCTATGGAGAGAGCTTTCTCATCTATGAATATCATTAAAACTGAGTTGCAGAATAAGACAGGAGACGAATGGCTTAACCATCGTATGGTGTGTTATATTGAGAGGGATATATTTACAAAcattgaggatgcaaagatattgGATTATTTTCAAGGCATGAAAACCCGCAGGGTGAATCTACCTCGTACTAGTGGTAT AGCAAGAAGCACTGATGTTGATGTTGACATGATACATTTTGAAGGAGCTACATCATAA